From a region of the Brockia lithotrophica genome:
- the fusA gene encoding elongation factor G produces the protein MSRHVPIERLRNIGIMAHIDAGKTTTTERILFYAGKIHKIGEVHEGAATMDWMPQEQERGITITSAATTVFWREHQINIIDTPGHVDFTVEVERSLRVLDGAIAIFSAKEGVEPQSETVWRQADKYHVPRLAYVNKMDIVGADFFAVVEEIKKRLGAHPVPIQVPIGTESEFRGLIDLVTMQAYYYLDDLGTRTAAQPIPEEYREVAERWRTHLLEAVAELDDALMEKYLEGEEITPEEIRRALRRGTLDFKIVPVLAGSSYRNKGVQFLMDAVVDYLPSPVDIPPVKGTDPETGEPIERRASDDEPLAALAFKIMSDPYIGRLTYLRIYSGVLRSGIYLLNPRKGHRERIGRILRMHANHREEIDEVPAGEIVAVVGLKDTMTGDTLCDEKAPIVLEAMTFPEPVISVAIEPKSKADQDKLALALQRLAEEDPTFRTWTDQETGQTIIAGMGELHLDVLVDRMRREFKVEANVGAPQVAYRETFTVPVKVEGKYIRQTGGRGQYGHVWIEFIPLGRGEGFVFENRIVGGVIPKEYIPAVEAGLREALQNGVLAGYPLTDLKAVLFDGSYHEVDSSEMAFKIAASLALKEAAKQARPVLLEPIMKLEVSVPEDYLGDVIGDLNARRGRVEGMERRGNVQVIRAYVPLAEMFGYATDLRSRTQGRGTYIMQFSHYEEVPAGIAKAVIERSKGA, from the coding sequence ATGTCCCGACACGTGCCGATCGAACGCCTGCGCAACATCGGGATCATGGCGCACATCGACGCCGGAAAGACGACGACGACGGAACGCATTCTCTTTTACGCTGGAAAGATCCACAAGATCGGCGAGGTGCACGAAGGTGCCGCGACCATGGACTGGATGCCGCAGGAACAAGAGCGAGGGATCACGATCACCTCGGCGGCGACCACCGTCTTTTGGCGCGAGCACCAGATCAACATCATCGACACGCCAGGGCACGTAGACTTCACGGTCGAGGTAGAGCGCTCGCTTCGCGTGCTCGACGGGGCGATTGCGATCTTCAGCGCCAAGGAAGGGGTAGAGCCGCAGTCGGAAACCGTCTGGCGGCAGGCGGATAAGTACCACGTGCCGCGGCTCGCCTACGTGAACAAGATGGACATCGTCGGCGCGGACTTCTTCGCCGTCGTCGAGGAAATCAAGAAGCGGCTGGGCGCTCACCCCGTACCGATTCAGGTGCCGATCGGCACGGAGTCGGAGTTTCGCGGGCTCATCGACCTCGTGACCATGCAGGCGTACTACTACCTCGACGACCTCGGCACGCGTACGGCGGCGCAGCCGATTCCCGAGGAGTACCGCGAGGTGGCCGAACGTTGGCGTACGCACCTCCTCGAGGCGGTGGCGGAACTCGACGACGCCCTCATGGAGAAGTACCTCGAGGGCGAGGAGATCACACCCGAAGAGATCCGCCGTGCGCTTCGCCGCGGGACGCTCGATTTTAAGATCGTCCCCGTGTTGGCGGGCTCGAGCTACCGCAACAAGGGCGTACAGTTCCTCATGGACGCCGTCGTCGACTACCTCCCCTCGCCGGTGGACATTCCTCCGGTAAAGGGCACCGATCCGGAAACGGGAGAACCCATCGAACGGCGCGCTTCGGACGATGAACCTCTGGCGGCCCTCGCCTTTAAGATCATGAGCGATCCGTACATCGGACGCCTCACCTACCTCCGGATCTACTCTGGAGTTCTGCGAAGCGGGATCTACCTCCTTAACCCGCGCAAAGGGCACCGGGAGCGCATCGGTCGAATCCTCCGGATGCACGCCAACCACCGCGAGGAGATCGACGAAGTCCCGGCGGGGGAAATCGTGGCCGTCGTCGGCCTCAAGGACACGATGACGGGGGATACGTTGTGCGACGAGAAGGCGCCCATCGTCCTCGAGGCGATGACCTTCCCCGAACCGGTCATCAGCGTAGCCATCGAACCTAAGTCCAAGGCGGACCAAGACAAACTCGCCCTTGCCCTGCAGCGCCTCGCGGAGGAAGACCCGACGTTCCGCACGTGGACGGACCAGGAAACGGGTCAGACGATCATCGCGGGGATGGGCGAGCTCCACTTGGACGTCCTCGTCGACCGCATGCGGCGCGAGTTCAAAGTCGAGGCCAACGTGGGGGCGCCGCAGGTCGCCTACCGGGAAACGTTCACCGTTCCGGTCAAGGTGGAAGGCAAGTACATCCGCCAGACGGGCGGCCGCGGGCAGTACGGTCACGTCTGGATCGAGTTCATCCCCTTGGGGCGAGGCGAGGGGTTCGTCTTCGAAAACCGCATCGTCGGCGGCGTCATTCCCAAGGAATACATCCCCGCTGTGGAGGCTGGCCTGCGGGAGGCGCTGCAAAACGGCGTGCTCGCCGGTTACCCCCTCACGGACCTGAAGGCCGTCCTCTTCGACGGGAGTTACCACGAGGTCGACTCCTCGGAGATGGCCTTCAAGATCGCCGCATCCCTCGCCCTCAAGGAGGCCGCCAAGCAGGCGCGCCCCGTACTCCTCGAGCCGATTATGAAGCTTGAGGTGAGCGTTCCCGAAGATTACCTGGGGGACGTGATCGGCGACCTCAACGCGCGCCGCGGGCGCGTGGAGGGAATGGAGCGGCGGGGCAACGTGCAGGTAATCCGTGCGTACGTCCCGCTCGCGGAGATGTTTGGCTACGCCACCGACCTCCGGTCGCGCACTCAGGGGCGCGGAACGTACATCATGCAGTTTTCGCACTACGAGGAGGTCCCCGCGGGCATCGCCAAAGCGGTGATCGAGCGCAGCAAAGGCGCTTGA
- the rpoB gene encoding DNA-directed RNA polymerase subunit beta, whose protein sequence is MAGKWVTYGRRTRRTYSRLPEVLELPNLIEIQRASYEWFLKEGLLELFREISPIQDYTGNLQLEFLDYTLGEPKYSVEECKDRDQTYAAPLRARVRLINLQTGEVKEQEVFMGDLPLMTETGTFIINGAERVIVSQLVRSPSVYFSEQVDKNGKRAYGATVIPNRGAWLEFEGDFRDVLYTRVDRTRKLPVTILLRALGFSTSYEILNLFGDDVLLANTLDKDNVDSAERALVEIYERLRPGEPPTAENARALLLSRFFDPRRYDLAPVGRYKINKKLSLKNRLLGLRLAENLVDPETGELLAEEGRTVDRRLLDRLIPYFDRGLGEKVYRLSAPLGEEREVRVQEVLVYSRTQEGKVVKVIGNGRIPEDVRVLTLADIVATVNYLIGLYHGIGSTDDIDHLGNRRVRAVGELLQGQFRVGLARMERVIRERMSIQDNEGATPASLINIRPVIAAIKEFFGSSQLSQFMDQTNPLAELTNKRRLSALGPGGLTRERAGFEVRDVHPSHYGRMCPIETPEGPNIGLINTLATYARINKYGFLETPYRRVDPETRRVTDEIVYLTADEEELYTIAQANAPVEEDGRLKDTLIAARRAGEIVTVPPDQIDFIDVSPKQLVSVSTACIPFLENDDANRALMGANMQRQAVPLLVPEAPRIATGIEHRVALDSGVLVVARHDGVVEKVTAREIHVRRIEVRDGQEVLGDVDVYRLVKFRRSNQGTTLNQRPIVRKGDRVKKGDILADGPSTEQGELALGRNVLVAFLPWEGYNYEDAILLSERLVKEDIFTSIHIEEYEIEARETKLGPEEITRDIPNVGEDALRNLDERGIVRIGAEVKDGDILVGKVTPKGMTELTAEERLLHAIFGEKAREVRDTSLRVPHGGAGIVVDVKVFRREDGDELPPGVNMAVRVYVAQKRKISVGDKMAGRHGNKGVVSRILPVEDMPFLPDGTPVDIVLNPLGVPSRMNIGQILETHLGWAAEKLGIWVATPVFDGANEYDIWETLREAGLPEDGKTVLYDGRTGEPFDNRVTVGVIYMLKLIHLVDDKIHARSTGPYSLVTQQPLGGKAQFGGQRFGEMEVWALEAYGAAHTLQELLTVKSDDVVGRVKTYEAIVKGENIPEPTVPESFKVLVKELQSLALDVRILDHEGKEIVLREDLLDEETRYEKALFFPLTVTPESGHE, encoded by the coding sequence TTGGCGGGGAAGTGGGTCACCTACGGCCGTAGGACCCGGCGGACGTACTCGCGCCTGCCCGAAGTGCTCGAGCTTCCCAACCTCATCGAGATCCAACGCGCGTCCTACGAGTGGTTCCTTAAGGAGGGCCTTCTTGAGCTGTTCCGGGAAATCTCCCCGATTCAGGACTATACGGGGAACCTCCAGCTCGAGTTCCTCGACTACACGCTCGGGGAGCCGAAGTACTCGGTCGAGGAATGCAAGGATCGCGACCAGACGTACGCCGCGCCTTTGCGCGCCCGCGTGCGCCTCATCAACCTCCAGACGGGGGAAGTCAAGGAGCAGGAGGTCTTCATGGGCGACCTCCCGCTCATGACGGAGACGGGGACGTTTATCATCAACGGGGCGGAACGGGTGATCGTAAGCCAACTCGTGCGCTCGCCCAGCGTCTACTTTTCCGAACAGGTGGACAAAAACGGGAAGCGCGCGTACGGCGCTACCGTGATTCCCAACCGCGGGGCGTGGCTTGAGTTCGAGGGGGACTTTCGGGACGTCCTCTACACGCGCGTAGACCGCACGCGCAAACTCCCGGTGACGATCCTTCTGCGCGCCCTAGGTTTTTCCACCTCGTACGAGATCCTCAACCTCTTCGGGGACGACGTCCTCCTCGCGAACACCTTAGATAAGGACAACGTGGACAGCGCCGAGCGCGCGCTCGTGGAAATTTACGAGCGCTTGCGGCCGGGAGAGCCGCCCACCGCGGAAAACGCGCGTGCCCTCCTCCTGAGCCGCTTCTTCGATCCGCGGCGCTACGACCTCGCTCCCGTCGGCCGATACAAGATCAACAAGAAGCTCTCCTTAAAGAACCGCCTTTTGGGACTCCGCCTCGCAGAGAACCTCGTGGATCCGGAAACCGGCGAGCTCCTGGCCGAGGAAGGCCGAACGGTTGACCGCCGACTTCTCGACCGGCTGATTCCCTACTTCGACCGAGGCTTGGGCGAGAAGGTGTACCGCCTGAGCGCACCTCTGGGAGAAGAGCGGGAAGTGCGCGTTCAGGAGGTGCTCGTCTACTCCCGCACGCAGGAAGGGAAGGTCGTCAAGGTCATCGGGAACGGGAGAATCCCCGAGGACGTCCGCGTGCTCACGCTGGCGGACATCGTGGCGACCGTGAACTACCTGATCGGATTGTACCACGGAATCGGGTCGACGGACGACATCGACCACCTGGGGAACCGGCGCGTGCGCGCCGTGGGCGAACTCCTGCAGGGGCAGTTTCGCGTGGGTCTCGCGCGCATGGAGCGCGTGATCCGCGAGCGCATGAGCATTCAGGACAACGAGGGAGCCACGCCGGCGAGCTTGATCAACATCCGGCCTGTCATCGCCGCGATCAAGGAGTTCTTCGGCTCGAGCCAACTTTCCCAGTTCATGGACCAGACGAACCCCTTGGCGGAACTTACGAACAAGCGTCGCCTGTCCGCCCTCGGGCCCGGGGGGCTTACGCGGGAACGGGCGGGCTTCGAGGTGCGCGACGTCCATCCTTCGCACTACGGACGGATGTGTCCCATTGAAACGCCGGAAGGACCTAACATCGGGCTCATCAACACCCTCGCCACGTACGCGCGGATCAACAAGTACGGGTTCCTCGAAACTCCGTACCGCCGCGTCGATCCGGAGACGCGGCGCGTGACGGACGAGATCGTCTACCTCACGGCGGACGAAGAGGAGCTCTACACGATCGCCCAGGCCAACGCTCCTGTAGAGGAGGACGGACGACTCAAGGACACGCTCATCGCGGCGCGGCGTGCAGGCGAAATCGTCACCGTGCCTCCGGATCAGATCGACTTCATCGACGTCTCGCCAAAGCAGCTCGTCTCCGTCTCTACGGCGTGCATCCCCTTCCTCGAGAACGACGACGCCAACCGCGCCCTCATGGGCGCGAACATGCAGCGCCAAGCGGTGCCGCTCCTCGTGCCGGAGGCGCCGCGCATCGCCACGGGGATCGAGCACCGGGTTGCGCTGGACTCCGGCGTACTCGTTGTCGCGCGTCACGACGGGGTCGTGGAGAAGGTCACGGCGCGGGAGATCCACGTCCGGCGGATCGAGGTTCGCGACGGCCAAGAGGTTCTCGGCGACGTGGACGTTTACCGCCTCGTGAAGTTCCGGCGTTCCAACCAGGGGACGACATTGAACCAACGTCCCATCGTCCGCAAGGGCGACCGTGTGAAGAAGGGGGACATCCTCGCCGACGGTCCGTCCACGGAGCAGGGAGAACTCGCGCTCGGACGCAACGTACTCGTCGCGTTCCTCCCTTGGGAAGGGTACAACTACGAAGACGCGATCCTCTTGAGCGAACGGCTCGTGAAGGAGGACATCTTTACCTCCATCCACATCGAAGAGTACGAGATCGAGGCGCGGGAGACGAAGCTCGGCCCCGAGGAGATCACCCGCGACATCCCCAACGTCGGAGAAGACGCCCTGCGCAACCTGGACGAACGGGGCATCGTCCGCATCGGGGCGGAGGTAAAGGACGGCGACATCTTGGTCGGAAAGGTCACGCCCAAGGGGATGACGGAGCTCACCGCCGAAGAGCGGCTCCTGCACGCGATCTTTGGGGAAAAGGCGCGCGAGGTTCGCGACACGTCCCTCCGCGTCCCCCACGGGGGTGCGGGAATCGTCGTCGACGTGAAGGTCTTCCGCCGCGAGGACGGCGACGAGCTTCCGCCCGGGGTAAACATGGCCGTGCGCGTGTACGTCGCCCAAAAGCGCAAGATTTCCGTTGGCGACAAGATGGCGGGTCGTCACGGGAATAAGGGCGTCGTATCCCGCATCCTTCCCGTAGAGGATATGCCCTTTCTGCCCGACGGGACGCCCGTAGACATCGTCCTCAATCCCCTGGGCGTTCCTTCGCGGATGAACATCGGCCAGATCCTCGAGACGCACCTCGGTTGGGCGGCGGAAAAACTCGGGATCTGGGTGGCCACGCCCGTCTTCGACGGGGCGAATGAGTACGACATCTGGGAGACGTTGCGCGAGGCCGGGCTGCCGGAGGACGGCAAGACCGTGCTCTACGACGGGCGTACGGGAGAGCCCTTCGACAACCGGGTGACCGTGGGCGTGATCTACATGCTCAAGCTCATCCACCTCGTCGACGATAAGATTCACGCCCGCTCTACGGGCCCGTACTCCCTCGTCACGCAGCAACCCCTCGGCGGAAAGGCGCAATTCGGCGGCCAACGGTTCGGGGAGATGGAGGTGTGGGCCCTCGAAGCCTACGGCGCGGCGCATACGCTCCAAGAGCTCCTCACGGTGAAGTCCGACGACGTCGTGGGTCGCGTCAAGACGTACGAGGCGATCGTAAAGGGCGAAAACATTCCCGAGCCTACGGTTCCCGAGTCGTTTAAGGTGCTCGTCAAGGAACTTCAGAGCCTGGCTCTCGACGTGCGGATCCTCGACCACGAGGGGAAAGAAATCGTCCTGCGCGAGGATCTCCTGGACGAGGAGACGCGCTACGAAAAGGCCCTCTTCTTCCCGCTTACGGTGACGCCGGAATCCGGGCACGAGTGA
- a CDS encoding ribosomal L7Ae/L30e/S12e/Gadd45 family protein gives MAYDELRRASRRIVGAKAVRRALEAGGVRLVVVARDAEEHVIAPIVALARRTGVPIELVDSMVELGRASGIDVGASVVALPREEE, from the coding sequence ATGGCGTACGACGAACTCCGCAGGGCGTCGCGCCGCATCGTCGGGGCAAAGGCCGTACGCCGCGCCTTGGAAGCCGGCGGGGTGCGACTCGTCGTCGTCGCCCGCGACGCGGAAGAACACGTCATCGCACCGATCGTCGCGCTTGCCCGGCGCACGGGGGTTCCCATAGAACTCGTCGATTCCATGGTAGAGTTGGGGCGGGCTTCGGGGATCGATGTCGGAGCAAGCGTCGTCGCCCTTCCGCGGGAAGAGGAGTGA
- the rpsL gene encoding 30S ribosomal protein S12 codes for MPTIQQLIRKGREKFQEKSKAPALLYHYNSLKKERRVLPAPQKRGVCIRVGTMTPRKPNSALRKYARVRLTNGIEVTAYIPGIGHNLQEHSVVLVRGGRVKDLPGVRYKVIRGALDAAGVANRKQGRSKYGAKRPKEAKAKK; via the coding sequence ATGCCGACGATTCAGCAACTCATCCGCAAGGGTCGGGAAAAGTTCCAGGAGAAGTCCAAGGCGCCGGCGCTTCTCTACCACTACAACAGCTTGAAAAAGGAACGCCGCGTGCTTCCCGCGCCGCAAAAACGGGGCGTGTGCATTCGCGTAGGTACGATGACGCCCAGGAAACCCAACTCCGCCTTGCGGAAGTACGCCCGCGTTCGTCTGACGAACGGCATCGAGGTTACGGCGTACATCCCGGGGATCGGACACAACCTTCAGGAACACAGCGTCGTTCTCGTGCGCGGGGGTCGCGTGAAGGACCTCCCGGGCGTGCGCTACAAGGTGATCCGCGGCGCGTTGGATGCCGCGGGTGTGGCGAACCGGAAGCAGGGGCGTTCGAAGTACGGCGCTAAGCGGCCCAAGGAAGCCAAGGCCAAGAAGTAA
- the rpsG gene encoding 30S ribosomal protein S7, with amino-acid sequence MPRRGPVPKREIAPDPVYQNVYVHKLINRVMLDGKKSLAMRIVYGAFDRIRERTGKNPVEVFEAALKNVMPVLEVRPRRVGGANYLVPVEVNPHRRVSLGIRWIVLAAREREGRSMIDKLAAEILDAAQGTGGAVKKREEMHRMAEANRAFAHYRW; translated from the coding sequence ATGCCGCGGAGAGGGCCCGTTCCCAAACGCGAAATCGCCCCGGATCCCGTATACCAAAACGTTTACGTTCACAAGCTCATCAACCGCGTGATGCTCGACGGGAAGAAGAGCTTGGCCATGCGCATCGTCTATGGCGCGTTTGACCGCATTCGCGAGCGCACGGGGAAGAACCCTGTCGAGGTATTCGAGGCGGCGCTCAAAAACGTGATGCCCGTGCTCGAGGTGCGCCCGCGGCGCGTCGGCGGCGCGAACTACCTCGTTCCCGTGGAGGTAAACCCACACCGCCGCGTGAGCCTGGGGATCCGTTGGATCGTCCTCGCCGCACGTGAGCGGGAAGGACGTTCCATGATCGACAAGCTTGCCGCGGAAATTCTCGACGCCGCGCAAGGTACGGGCGGAGCGGTAAAGAAGCGCGAGGAAATGCACCGCATGGCCGAAGCCAACCGCGCCTTTGCCCACTACCGCTGGTGA
- the rpoC gene encoding DNA-directed RNA polymerase subunit beta': MDVNRIAAIQIGLASPETIRSWSYGEVKKPETINYRTLRPERDGLFCERIFGPTRDYECACGKYKRSRYKGIVCDRCGVEVTTSRVRRERMGHIELAAPVAHIWFLKGIPSRMALILDMSPRALEEVVYFASYVVLDPGLTPLEKKQVLSEREYRNYRDKFGDAFVVGIGAEAIRSLLEEIDLEAEAANLREELQRAQGQRRERIIRRLEVVEAFRQSGNRPEWMILEVLPVLPPELRPMVQLDGGRFATSDLNDLYRRVINRNNRLKRLLELGAPDIIVQNEKRMLQEAVDALIDNGRRGRPVTGPGNRPLKSLSHMLKGKQGRFRQNLLGKRVDYSGRSVIVVGPKLKMTQCGLPKEMALELFKPFVMRELVRRGLANNIKNAKRRVERARPEVWDALEAVIKEHPVLLNRAPTLHRLGIQAFEPVLVEGRAIQLHPLVCTAYNADFDGDQMAVHVPLSMEAQAEARVLMLAAQNILSPKDGRPIVTPTQDMVLGNYYLTLEKEGAKGEGRVFASVAEALLAHEKGEVELHARIVLPVRAVGKTSFPEHVQGGYLVTTVGKLLFNEVFPPDFPYINGGLKGSLESSFPETHIVLGKGTDFRAYVASLPVLEAVKKSDLGKIIARVYERYGTTVTSEILDKVKDLGFRYATKSGTTLAAVDIVVPPEKKEILRRAEEEVARVTAQYRRGLITDDERYNRVIQIWSRAKDEIQEKLMQSLDKFNPINLMATSGARGNVSNFTQLGGMRGLMANPAGQIIEYPIRASFREGLTVLEYFISTHGARKGLADTALRTADSGYLTRRLVDVAQDVIVREEDCGTDEGIVVRLGAPGSEDRAAFLERIAGRTSLRTIRHPQTGEVLVRKNEMITEAIGERLLEAGVHEVEIRSVLTCRTSHGVCRLCYGRDNATGRMVEIGESVGIIAAQSIGEPGTQLTMRTFHTGGVAGEDITQGLPRVQELFEARNPKGQATIAEIDGVVVDIRDGRDRREIEVKGENEIRTYGVSYGARLLVSVGDRVEKGQPLTEGNIDPKELLKVKGIRAAEEYILREVQKVYRMQGVEISDKHIEIMIRQMLRKVRVLHAGDTPLLLGTLVDVDEFERANLEAFRQGKRPAVGRAVLMGITKASLETESFLSAASFQETTRVLTDAAIRGKRDELLGLKENVIIGKLIPAGTGVARYRLAQVEPRAAVGGELTSGEGNV; this comes from the coding sequence GTGGACGTCAACCGCATTGCGGCGATCCAAATCGGCCTGGCGTCGCCCGAGACGATTCGCTCTTGGTCGTACGGCGAGGTGAAGAAGCCGGAAACGATCAACTACCGCACCTTGCGGCCGGAGCGCGACGGGCTCTTCTGCGAGCGGATCTTCGGGCCCACCCGGGACTACGAGTGCGCCTGCGGCAAGTATAAGCGTTCGCGCTACAAGGGGATTGTATGCGACCGTTGCGGCGTCGAGGTAACGACGTCCCGCGTCCGGCGGGAGCGCATGGGCCACATCGAGCTTGCGGCCCCGGTGGCGCACATCTGGTTTCTCAAGGGAATCCCAAGCCGCATGGCCCTGATCTTGGACATGTCTCCGCGGGCGCTCGAGGAAGTCGTCTACTTCGCCTCGTACGTCGTCCTCGACCCCGGCCTCACTCCCCTGGAAAAGAAGCAGGTGCTCTCCGAGCGCGAGTACCGCAACTACCGGGACAAGTTCGGCGACGCCTTTGTCGTGGGAATCGGCGCCGAGGCCATCCGCTCGCTTCTTGAGGAGATCGACCTCGAGGCGGAAGCGGCGAACCTGCGCGAAGAGCTCCAACGGGCGCAGGGCCAGCGACGCGAGAGGATCATCCGCCGCCTGGAGGTCGTCGAGGCGTTCCGCCAGTCGGGGAACCGTCCCGAGTGGATGATCCTCGAAGTGCTCCCCGTACTTCCGCCGGAACTTCGGCCCATGGTACAGCTCGACGGCGGCCGCTTTGCGACGAGTGACCTCAACGACCTCTACCGACGGGTGATCAACCGGAACAACCGCCTCAAGCGGCTCCTCGAACTCGGCGCCCCGGACATCATCGTGCAAAACGAAAAGCGCATGCTCCAAGAGGCCGTCGACGCCCTCATCGACAATGGGCGTCGCGGTCGCCCGGTGACAGGTCCGGGGAACCGGCCGCTTAAGTCCCTCTCCCACATGCTCAAGGGGAAGCAGGGGCGTTTCCGCCAGAACCTCCTCGGGAAGCGCGTCGACTACTCCGGGCGTTCGGTCATCGTGGTCGGTCCCAAGCTCAAGATGACCCAGTGCGGTTTGCCCAAGGAAATGGCCCTTGAGCTCTTCAAACCCTTTGTGATGCGCGAACTCGTCCGCCGCGGTCTGGCGAACAACATCAAAAACGCCAAGCGGCGCGTGGAACGGGCCCGTCCGGAAGTGTGGGACGCCCTCGAGGCGGTGATCAAAGAACACCCCGTACTCTTGAACCGCGCCCCTACCCTCCACCGCCTCGGAATTCAGGCCTTCGAGCCCGTGCTCGTGGAAGGTCGGGCGATCCAACTTCACCCCCTCGTGTGTACGGCGTACAACGCGGACTTCGACGGCGACCAGATGGCCGTCCACGTCCCTCTGTCCATGGAGGCGCAGGCCGAGGCGCGGGTGCTCATGCTCGCCGCACAAAACATCCTGAGCCCGAAGGACGGCCGCCCCATCGTCACGCCGACGCAGGACATGGTCCTCGGAAACTACTACCTCACCTTGGAGAAGGAAGGGGCCAAGGGCGAAGGACGCGTCTTCGCCTCCGTCGCCGAGGCGCTCCTCGCCCACGAGAAAGGGGAAGTGGAACTCCACGCCCGCATCGTTCTTCCCGTGCGTGCGGTGGGGAAGACGTCCTTCCCCGAGCACGTCCAAGGCGGCTATCTCGTGACGACGGTGGGGAAGCTCCTCTTCAACGAGGTCTTCCCGCCGGACTTCCCCTACATCAACGGCGGCCTCAAGGGTTCTCTGGAGAGCAGCTTCCCCGAGACGCACATCGTGCTCGGGAAGGGCACGGATTTCCGCGCCTACGTCGCCTCGCTTCCCGTCCTCGAGGCCGTGAAGAAGAGTGACCTTGGGAAGATCATCGCCCGCGTCTACGAGCGCTACGGGACCACCGTGACGTCGGAAATCCTCGACAAGGTGAAGGACCTCGGCTTTCGCTACGCCACGAAGTCGGGAACGACGCTCGCTGCGGTGGACATCGTGGTTCCGCCGGAAAAGAAGGAGATCCTCCGGCGGGCGGAAGAGGAGGTCGCCCGCGTGACCGCGCAGTACCGCCGCGGTCTCATCACGGACGACGAGCGGTACAACCGCGTGATTCAAATTTGGTCGCGGGCGAAGGACGAGATCCAAGAAAAGCTCATGCAGAGCCTCGATAAGTTCAACCCGATCAACCTCATGGCCACCTCCGGTGCCCGCGGCAATGTGTCGAACTTTACCCAGCTCGGCGGAATGCGCGGCCTTATGGCCAACCCCGCAGGGCAAATCATCGAGTACCCCATTCGCGCGAGCTTCCGCGAGGGGCTCACGGTGCTCGAGTACTTCATCTCCACCCACGGTGCCCGAAAGGGGCTTGCGGACACGGCCCTGCGGACGGCGGACTCGGGGTACCTCACCCGGCGCCTCGTGGACGTCGCCCAAGACGTGATCGTCCGGGAAGAGGACTGCGGGACGGACGAGGGGATCGTCGTCCGCCTTGGGGCGCCCGGGAGCGAAGACCGTGCCGCCTTTCTCGAGCGCATTGCCGGCCGGACTTCCCTCCGCACGATTCGCCACCCGCAGACCGGCGAAGTGCTCGTTCGGAAGAACGAGATGATCACGGAAGCGATCGGGGAAAGGCTCCTCGAGGCCGGCGTGCACGAGGTGGAAATTCGGAGCGTGCTCACCTGCCGCACGTCGCACGGCGTTTGCCGCCTCTGCTACGGTCGGGACAACGCCACGGGCCGGATGGTGGAAATCGGGGAATCCGTGGGGATCATCGCCGCGCAGTCCATCGGGGAACCGGGGACGCAGCTTACGATGCGCACGTTCCACACGGGCGGCGTCGCCGGCGAAGACATCACCCAAGGTCTTCCCCGCGTGCAGGAACTCTTCGAGGCGCGCAACCCCAAGGGGCAGGCGACGATTGCGGAAATCGACGGCGTCGTCGTGGACATCCGCGACGGCCGCGACCGAAGGGAAATCGAAGTCAAGGGAGAAAACGAGATCCGTACGTACGGCGTTTCCTACGGCGCCCGCCTCCTCGTCTCCGTGGGGGATCGCGTGGAAAAGGGGCAGCCCCTCACGGAAGGGAACATCGACCCCAAGGAACTTCTCAAGGTCAAGGGCATCCGGGCGGCCGAGGAATACATCTTGCGCGAGGTGCAGAAGGTCTACCGGATGCAGGGTGTGGAAATCAGCGACAAGCACATCGAAATCATGATCCGCCAGATGCTCCGCAAGGTGCGGGTGCTGCACGCGGGAGATACGCCGCTCCTCTTGGGAACCCTCGTGGACGTCGACGAGTTCGAGCGGGCCAACCTCGAGGCGTTCCGCCAGGGGAAACGCCCAGCCGTGGGGCGGGCGGTCCTCATGGGGATCACCAAGGCCTCTCTCGAAACGGAGTCGTTCCTCTCCGCCGCCTCCTTCCAGGAGACGACGCGCGTGCTCACGGATGCCGCCATCCGCGGCAAGCGCGACGAACTCCTGGGCCTCAAAGAAAACGTGATCATCGGCAAGCTCATACCCGCCGGAACGGGAGTCGCGCGCTACCGCCTCGCCCAGGTGGAACCCCGAGCCGCCGTAGGCGGAGAATTGACAAGCGGCGAAGGGAATGTGTAA